The Mercenaria mercenaria strain notata chromosome 10, MADL_Memer_1, whole genome shotgun sequence genome contains a region encoding:
- the LOC123561049 gene encoding BTB/POZ domain-containing protein 6-like has product MLCITKIYGRKLLERKMDDTSNDWQSGKSLAETNLYMLDNGLGSDITFFVGNKGERVLAHKFMLTSRSQVFYAMFYGQLAETGQGVIIPDIEAEVMKTFLRFLYTEEVDITPDTVMALMYTAKKYAVQILVDKCRDYLETEINNDNVCTILEQAHLFDEQNLRNNCFTTIFSNSTDVLKSPLKDYQNLCYTCFKELLQSDKLRAREETIFMACLNWAEEQCRLKDIDTSDTNLRDLLGDMLFLIRFPNMDQRAFTELVSNRKLLTTDEKLAVYQQFNRSPRDGDVTLMGFRFSSKPRNSTEIFRASRFKDVFGGMIDFWDNDNDCDAISFSASRDINLFGVSIYRPFPDGIIRGCVKLYDETNWCMTKLYNLEILCIDGDETTVDKKFKGSVKIHQNRWYTVTQQMQGSKSFYGMNGQKQVQGKGVVITFRRSPMDKNKTNVESGQIPALLYS; this is encoded by the exons ATGCTTTGTATCACAAAAATATACGGAAGAAAGTTATTAGAGAG GAAGATGGACGACACATCAAATGACTGGCAATCCGGGAAGAGCCTAGCTGAAACAAATCTGTATATGTTAGATAATGGACTCGGCAGTGATATTACATTTTTCGTTGGAAACAAGGGGGAGCGGGTTCTGGCACACAAGTTCATGCTG aCGAGTAGAAGTCAAGTTTTCTATGCAATGTTTTATGGACAACTAGCAGAGACAGGTCAAGGGGTTATTATTCCCGATATAGAGGCTGAAGTCATGAAAACATTTCTCAG GTTTCTATATACAGAAGAGGTTGACATAACCCCTGACACAGTAATGGCGCTCATGTACACAGCCAAGAAGTATGCTGTCCAAATATTAGTAGACAAATGTCGGGATTATCTTGAAACAGAGATAAACAATGACAACGTCTGCACTATCTTAGAACAAGCACACCTATTTGATGAACAGAATCTTCGTAATAATTGTTTCACGACAATTTTCTCTAACAGCACGGATGTGTTGAAAAGTCCACTGAAGGATTATCAGAATTTGTGCTATACGTGCTTTAAGGAATTACTGCAGTCTGACAAACTGAGAGCGAGAGAAGAAACTATATTCATGGCTTGTCTGAATTGGGCAGAAGAGCAATGTCGCTTGAAAGACATTGATACAAGTGACACAAACTTGCGAGATTTGCTCGGTGATATGTTATTCCTTATACGATTTCCCAATATGGATCAAAGAGCATTTACAGAACTTGTTTCGAATAGGAAATTGTTAACAACTGATGAAAAACTAGCTGTATATCAGCAGTTCAACAGATCACCGCGTGATGGAGATGTGACTTTGATGGGATTCAGATTTTCTTCAAAGCCTCGAAACTCTACTGAGATATTCCGTGCAAGCCGTTTCAAAGACGTGTTTGGTGGAATGATTGATTTCTGGGACAATGATAATGACTGTGATGCTATATCATTCAGCGCATCTCGAGATATAAATCTTTTTGGCGTATCAATATATCGTCCATTCCCGGATGGAATAATTCGAGGATGTGTAAAGCTTTATGACGAAACCAACTGGTGCATGACAAAACTTTATAATCTAGAAATCCTGTGCATTGATGGGGATGAAACAACTGTAGATAAAAAATTCAAAGGAAGCGTGAAAATCCACCAGAATAGATGGTACACTGTTACACAACAAATGCAAGGTTCGAAATCATTTTATGGTATGAATGGTCAGAAGCAAGTCCAAGGGAAAGGTGTGGTTATTACCTTCAGACGGAGTCCAAtggacaaaaacaaaaccaaTGTTGAGTCAGGTCAAATACCTGCTCTGCTGTATTCATAG
- the LOC123560085 gene encoding uncharacterized protein LOC123560085, with protein MAVPGKTSGQRLSSTVFLASDEDVQLFCEPCDRDGPRLPAYGYCTDCTEHLCESCFHHHRATLSRHHILLDKDSMPQTQQLSTASVNASQSDDFTEHCAKHKKELIKFYCHDHKTLLCSVCVTLEHTVTSCRIDYIPDISGETVNSPEYHDTLKDIDTVTEKWQNKTEETKKMIFMSDNSTKEVLIDIKKFRKEIDKKMDTLERQAEDAVSDIQKNNAKRLETVEETYAEVSKSLKASAEAIKTINTSKQAERLFIELKHAGKVVQEQTDKLSQLSTSAYIGVYHFEPNKAISSFLETEVSLATLLFNTTPCSSSQSITLKCTQKSHITGALSPKLKQTLHQDEESVKSEQMSQQEKTTPKPTKPAMLEDSAVKSGQYLYPVEIPVKTSKDKVRCWITGMALFPPSRLIVTDHLNLSAKMVDTQTQYVMDQIELTSEPWDVALVTNNVFAITLPVEQRIQFISALSSSVAKLHTWKVDGKCKGISCYQNKIVVSFEDPGKLQILDMSGKLQTTTSTVKVPNYVRTNGSSIYVSDRDNKAVVRFNWQGHIIGQYNDIDFPAGLVLNEDGSLYVCDHAVKNAIHKLSGDCIVGKIVLMDLNRPFALCWCNKESKLYVSSFTREAKYDNYINIYKM; from the coding sequence ATGGCTGTGCCTGGGAAAACGTCGGGACAGAGGCTTTCATCAACAGTATTTCTAGCATCAGATGAAGACGTTCAACTTTTCTGTGAACCATGTGACAGAGATGGGCCAAGGCTTCCTGCTTATGGCTACTGCACAGACTGCACAGAGCATCTCTGCGAGTCCTGCTTCCACCACCATAGAGCCACGCTGTCCAGACACCATATCCTCCTCGATAAAGACAGCATGCCACAGACTCAGCAGCTTTCGACCGCATCTGTCAATGCCAGTCAGTCTGATGACTTTACAGAACATTGTGCAAAGCATAAGAAAGAACTTATCAAATTTTATTGTCATGACCATAAAACTCTTCTATGCAGTGTATGTGTGACTCTAGAACACACGGTTACTTCTTGCAGAATTGATTACATTCCTGACATATCTGGAGAGACAGTAAACAGCCCAGAATACCATGACACTCTTAAAGATATCGACACAGTGACTGAGAAATGGCAAAACAAAACTGAAGAAactaagaaaatgatttttatgtCTGACAATTCTACAAAAGAAGTTTTGATTGATATTAAGAAGTTTAgaaaagaaatagataaaaagaTGGACACGCTCGAACGGCAAGCTGAGGACGCTGTCAGTGATATCCAGAAAAACAACGCCAAAAGACTAGAGACAGTGGAAGAAACGTATGCTGAGGTGTCTAAATCTCTGAAGGCATCGGCTGAAgccattaaaacaataaatacatcAAAACAAGCAGAACGACTTTTCATAGAACTAAAACATGCTGGAAAAGTAGTTCAAGAACAGACGGACAAACTATCTCAGTTGTCCACATCCGCATATATAGGAGTATATCATTTTGAACCGAACAAAGCTATTTCCAGTTTTCTTGAAACTGAGGTGTCGCTCGCTACCTTACTGTTCAACACAACGCCTTGCTCTAGTTCACAATCTATTACCTTAAAATGTACGCAAAAGTCACATATTACTGGTGCATTGTCCCCAAAGTTGAAACAAACTTTACATCAGGATGAGGAGTCCGTGAAATCCGAACAAATGTCtcaacaagaaaaaacaacaccaaaGCCAACAAAACCAGCAATGTTGGAAGACAGTGCCGTAAAATCTGGACAATATTTGTATCCGGTTGAAATTCCTGTGAAAACGTCAAAAGACAAAGTCCGATGCTGGATTACGGGAATGGCCCTGTTCCCTCCTAGTCGTCTTATAGTCACTGATCATCTTAACCTTTCTGCAAAAATGGTTGATACACAAACACAATATGTCATGGACCAAATAGAACTAACAAGTGAACCCTGGGATGTCGCTTTGGTTACCAATAATGTATTTGCTATAACACTGCCTGTTGAACAAAGAATCCAGTTTATATCAGCGTTGTCAAGTTCTGTCGCAAAACTGCACACTTGGAAGGTTGATGGGAAATGTAAGGGCATCAGCTGTTACCAAAATAAAATAGTCGTTTCATTTGAGGATCCTGGGAAGCTTCAAATACTTGATATGAGCGGCAAATTACAAACAACAACATCGACTGTAAAGGTACCAAATTATGTCAGAACTAACGGTAGTTCTATTTATGTATCTGACAGAGACAATAAAGCAGTTGTAAGGTTTAACTGGCAGGGTCATATAATTGGTCAATATAATGACATAGATTTTCCAGCAGGACTTGTTCTGAATGAGGATGGATCTCTCTATGTATGTGATCATGCTGTTAAAAATGCTATACACAAATTATCAGGTGATTGTATAGTAGGTAAGATTGTGCTGATGGATCTGAATCGTCCTTTCGCTCTCTGCTGGTGCAACAAAGAGAGTAAATTGTACGTCAGTAGTTTTACCAGAGAAGCAAAGTATGACAattacatcaatatttataaaatgtag